From a single Bryobacter aggregatus MPL3 genomic region:
- a CDS encoding TraR/DksA family transcriptional regulator, with protein MTKQELNKFKDTLEKKQAELLRVIVNREGIEIEKSPDALDEVQQAGERELAIRNLDRDSALLRNVRAALERFKDNSYGTCLHCEEEISLKRLQAVPWAAYCITCQEISDRNQAMGQESFDDLLVTA; from the coding sequence ATGACAAAACAAGAACTCAACAAATTCAAGGACACTCTCGAAAAGAAGCAAGCCGAGCTTTTGCGTGTAATCGTCAACCGCGAAGGCATCGAAATCGAAAAGAGCCCGGACGCCCTGGACGAAGTCCAGCAGGCTGGGGAGCGGGAACTCGCCATCCGGAATCTCGATCGGGACAGTGCGCTGCTGCGCAATGTCCGCGCTGCTCTCGAGCGCTTCAAGGACAACAGCTACGGCACCTGCCTCCACTGTGAAGAGGAGATCAGTCTCAAGCGCTTGCAAGCTGTGCCCTGGGCCGCTTATTGCATCACTTGCCAGGAGATTTCCGATCGCAACCAGGCCATGGGCCAGGAAAGTTTTGACGACCTGCTCGTCACCGCTTAA